The Felis catus isolate Fca126 chromosome X, F.catus_Fca126_mat1.0, whole genome shotgun sequence genome includes a region encoding these proteins:
- the OPN1LW gene encoding long-wave-sensitive opsin 1 isoform X1, with translation MTQRWGPQRLAGGQPHAGLEDSTRASIFTYTNSNATRGPFEGPNYHIAPRWVYHVTSAWMIFVVIASVFTNGLVLAATMKFKKLRHPLNWILVNLAVADLAETIIASTISVVNQIYGYFVLGHPMCVLEGYTVSLCGITGLWSLAIISWERWLVVCKPFGNVRFDAKLAIAGIAFSWIWAAVWTAPPIFGWSSPSLQVLAPRPEDIVRARCVQWQLVPWRAVLHDRPHDHVLHHPPQRHRALLPPSVAGYPSGGKAAKRIRVHSEGGEGGDSHGDGHDLRLLRLLGALHFLCVLRCCPPWLRLPPSGGCPAGLLCQKCHYLQPHHLCLYEPAVSKLHHAAFREEG, from the exons ATGACCCAGCGGTGGGGCCCCCAGAGGCTTGCAGGCGGGCAGCCGCACGCCGGCTTGGAGGACAGCACCCGGGCGAGCATCTTCACCTACACCAACAGCAACGCCACCAGAG GCCCCTTTGAAGGTCCCAATTACCACATCGCGCCGCGATGGGTGTACCACGTCACCAGCGCCTGGATGATCTTCGTGGTCATTGCGTCCGTCTTCACTAATGGGCTTGTGCTGGCAGCCACCATGAAGTTCAAGAAGCTGCGCCACCCTCTGAACTGGATCCTGGTGAATTTGGCGGTGGCTGACCTGGCGGAGACCATCATCGCCAGCACCATCAGCGTCGTGAACCAGATCTACGGCTACTTTGTGCTGGGCCACCCCATGTGTGTCCTGGAAGGCTACACTGTCTCCTTGTGTG GGATCACGGGTCTCTGGTCCCTGGCCATCATTTCCTGGGAGAGGTGGCTGGTAGTCTGCAAGCCCTTTGGCAATGTGAGATTTGATGCCAAGCTAGCCATCGCGGGCATTGCCTTCTCCTGGATCTGGGCCGCTGTGTGGACAGCCCCGCCCATCTTTGGCTGGAGCAG CCCTTCTCTCCAGGTACTGGCCCCACGGCCTGAAGACATCGTGCGGGCCCGATGTGTTCAGTGGCAGCTCGTACCCTGGCGTGCAGTCCTACATGATCGTCCTCATGATCACGTGCTGCATCATCCCCCTCAGCGTCATCGTGCTCTGCTACCTCCAAGTGTGGCTGGCTATCCGAGCG GTGGCAAAGCAGCAAAAAGAATCCGAGTCCACTCAGAAGGCGGAGAAGGAGGTGACTCGCATGGTGATGGTCATGATCTTCGCCTACTGCGTCTGCTGGGGGCCCTACACTTTCTTTGCGTGCTTCGCTGCTGCCCACCCTGGCTACGCCTTCCACCCTCTGGTGGCTGCCCTGCCGGCCTACTTTGCCAAAAGTGCCACTATCTACAACCCCATCATCTATGTCTTTATGAACCGGCAG
- the OPN1LW gene encoding long-wave-sensitive opsin 1: MTQRWGPQRLAGGQPHAGLEDSTRASIFTYTNSNATRGPFEGPNYHIAPRWVYHVTSAWMIFVVIASVFTNGLVLAATMKFKKLRHPLNWILVNLAVADLAETIIASTISVVNQIYGYFVLGHPMCVLEGYTVSLCGITGLWSLAIISWERWLVVCKPFGNVRFDAKLAIAGIAFSWIWAAVWTAPPIFGWSRYWPHGLKTSCGPDVFSGSSYPGVQSYMIVLMITCCIIPLSVIVLCYLQVWLAIRAVAKQQKESESTQKAEKEVTRMVMVMIFAYCVCWGPYTFFACFAAAHPGYAFHPLVAALPAYFAKSATIYNPIIYVFMNRQFRNCIMQLFGKKVDDGSELSSASRTEASSVSSVSPA; encoded by the exons ATGACCCAGCGGTGGGGCCCCCAGAGGCTTGCAGGCGGGCAGCCGCACGCCGGCTTGGAGGACAGCACCCGGGCGAGCATCTTCACCTACACCAACAGCAACGCCACCAGAG GCCCCTTTGAAGGTCCCAATTACCACATCGCGCCGCGATGGGTGTACCACGTCACCAGCGCCTGGATGATCTTCGTGGTCATTGCGTCCGTCTTCACTAATGGGCTTGTGCTGGCAGCCACCATGAAGTTCAAGAAGCTGCGCCACCCTCTGAACTGGATCCTGGTGAATTTGGCGGTGGCTGACCTGGCGGAGACCATCATCGCCAGCACCATCAGCGTCGTGAACCAGATCTACGGCTACTTTGTGCTGGGCCACCCCATGTGTGTCCTGGAAGGCTACACTGTCTCCTTGTGTG GGATCACGGGTCTCTGGTCCCTGGCCATCATTTCCTGGGAGAGGTGGCTGGTAGTCTGCAAGCCCTTTGGCAATGTGAGATTTGATGCCAAGCTAGCCATCGCGGGCATTGCCTTCTCCTGGATCTGGGCCGCTGTGTGGACAGCCCCGCCCATCTTTGGCTGGAGCAG GTACTGGCCCCACGGCCTGAAGACATCGTGCGGGCCCGATGTGTTCAGTGGCAGCTCGTACCCTGGCGTGCAGTCCTACATGATCGTCCTCATGATCACGTGCTGCATCATCCCCCTCAGCGTCATCGTGCTCTGCTACCTCCAAGTGTGGCTGGCTATCCGAGCG GTGGCAAAGCAGCAAAAAGAATCCGAGTCCACTCAGAAGGCGGAGAAGGAGGTGACTCGCATGGTGATGGTCATGATCTTCGCCTACTGCGTCTGCTGGGGGCCCTACACTTTCTTTGCGTGCTTCGCTGCTGCCCACCCTGGCTACGCCTTCCACCCTCTGGTGGCTGCCCTGCCGGCCTACTTTGCCAAAAGTGCCACTATCTACAACCCCATCATCTATGTCTTTATGAACCGGCAG